GTCATCGATGACCAAAACTTTTGCCATAGAATCAAAGATAACGGAATTCCAGGGTGCTCTTGACGCCTGCATCGCCGGATGCGCATTCTTATCCTGCAGCGCTCCGAATGGGTCGGCTGGTGGTTCCCTCCGACATTGGGGCGTTGACCCAGGTGCTAGATTGGTTTGGCCAGTTCAATCAACCACCCTTGACTTACGAAATCTGGTGGTTCTGTCAACTGGTGTTGGACGAAGGTTTCACGAACGCGGTGCGCCACGCCCACCGGGGCCTGCCCGCGACCACGCCCATTACGGTAGAGGTGCAGGTGTTTCCCGAAGCGATTGAGATGCGGATTTGGGACCAGGGGCCGGCGTTTGACCTGCAGGCCAAGCTGGCGGAGGTAGCCCAACTGCCCCTGGATCCCGAACCCGAAGGGGGTATGGGCTTGCTGTTTCTAACCCGCTTTGCCGACGTGGTGGAGTACCAGCGGCACCAGCACCAGAATTGCCTGTTTCTGCGCAAGCAATTCCCGCCCGCGTCTTCCCAGGGTTAGGGTTTGACGGTGGCATCGGCGGGGGCCAGGTCCTTGAGGTCAAAGGTCACAAGCTTGTCCCAGTTGCCCCCCTCAAAAAGCACCGCGGCCTTGCCGTCGCTAAGACGCTGCACTTGCCCCTGGAACCCGTAGTACACATCGCCGGGGTTGATCACCCGCACGGGGGCGCCGGGTAGGATGGCCGTTGGCTTGAGGTCGCTCACAGTTGTCGCACTCCAATCTTGCTCCTTCCACTGTAGGCGGAATTGTCGACGTCGGCAAGCAGGCGGCTCCCAAATCGCGTATGATGGGAAGGAAGCGCTCAACCAGGAAAGGTCATGCGGGTATTGGAGACCCTGATTGCCGATTTCCAGATCATCTTTGAGCGGGACCCAGCGGCCCGCAATCCCCTGGAGGTGCTGTTGTGTTATCCGGGATGGCATGCGGTGTTAATGTACCGGCTAGCCCACGCCCTGTACCGGTTGAAAATTCCCCTCATTCCCCGGCTGATTTCCCATATTGCTCGGTTTTTGACGGGGATCGAAATCCATCCGGGTGCCCAGATCGGCAAGGGCTTTTTCATTGACCACGGCATGGGCGTGGTGATTGGGGAGACCACTGTGATCGGGGATTACTGTTTGCTCTACCAGGGTGTCACGCTGGGGGGGACCGGCAAGGAAAAGGGCAAACGCCACCCCACACTGGGCGACCATGTAATTGTTGGCGCTGGGGCCAAGGTCTTGGGCAATATCACGATTGGGAACCATGTGCGGATTGGGGCTGGGTCAGTAGTGCTTCGCTCGGTGCCGTCCCATTGCACGGTGGTGGGGGTGCCGGGTCGCCTGATTTGTAAAGACGCGACGGTGGAACCCCTGGAGCACGGGCGCTTGCCCGACTCGGAGGCCCAGGCCATTCGGGTGCTGGCGGATCGGATTGAAGAGCTGGAGCGGCAAGTGCAGGCGCTGCGCCAGGGTCAGACGCCCCCTGAACCCCCGATGGTAGCCGCTCAGCACAAGGCGCTGGAGGAATTTCTCGACGGGGCGGGCATTTAGAGAAAATCGGTGCGCCGGGGCGGTGGACCAAACAGGGCCTCCAGGCGTTTGAGAGCGGCTCGCGCTGAAGGAAAGCGTTTTTGCCAGTCTGGTTGCAGGAGACCGCTGAGCAGCTCCCCCAACCGGTCGCTCACCTGCACCTGCCCTTGCCAATCCAGGGCGTTGAGGCCGGGAAGCTGTGGCAATTCTTGAGGAGACCGACCCGTAAGCGCCTCAATGGCAATCACGCCCAGGGCGTAGAGGTCGCTAGTGAGATTGGGCTGTCCCCAGGCCTGCTCGGGCGCCATGTAACCGGGTTTGCCGACCACGACGGTGTGTTCTGATTTCCCCAGCAGGGTGGAGGACGCCACCTTGACAGCCCCAAAGTCAATCAGCACGAGTTTTCGGTCCGATTCCCGCCGCAGGATGTTATCGGGGGTGAGATCCCGGTGGATGACGCGGTGTCGTTGCACAAACTCCAGGATGGATAACAGCTCCCACAGCAGCCAGACCACGTCCATTTCTTCCCAAAGGTGCTGGGGACCCAACTCCTGGCGCAGGGGATGCCCAGCGATGAAGTCCTGGACCAGGTAGAAATCGTCTCCCACCTCGAGGTAGGCCAGCAGCAGAGGAATCTGGTCATGCCGCCCTAGGGTTTCTAGGGTTGCGGCTTCGGTGGCAAACAGGCGCCGGGCGGTCGCTAAGGTGGTGGGGTCGGCGGTGCGCAGCCGCAGACGTTTGATCACGCACAGCGGTTCGCCAGGCCGGTGCTGGTCGCGCCCGAGATAGGTTTCTCCAAACCCGCCGGTTGTCAACAGCCGTTCCACGCGGTAACGTCCCCCGATGAGGCCGTGTTCCTGGGGTTGCTCCGCCGGTCGTCCCACCAGCAGGAGTCCCGCTAGCCCCGCCAAGGGAGACAGGGGTTGCAGCGTAAACACCGCCGGTTGCCAAGCGTCGGACCCCACCCGCAGTCGCAGCCTGACCTGAGGTGCCAGGGTCTGCTGTTGCAACAGCGCCTGGGTTTGACCATCCACAAACGCCTGCCGGTCCTCCGGATGGACAAATT
The sequence above is drawn from the Gloeomargarita sp. SKYB120 genome and encodes:
- a CDS encoding ATP-binding protein, producing the protein MTPASPDAHSYPAALRMGRLVVPSDIGALTQVLDWFGQFNQPPLTYEIWWFCQLVLDEGFTNAVRHAHRGLPATTPITVEVQVFPEAIEMRIWDQGPAFDLQAKLAEVAQLPLDPEPEGGMGLLFLTRFADVVEYQRHQHQNCLFLRKQFPPASSQG
- the cysE gene encoding serine O-acetyltransferase, translated to MRVLETLIADFQIIFERDPAARNPLEVLLCYPGWHAVLMYRLAHALYRLKIPLIPRLISHIARFLTGIEIHPGAQIGKGFFIDHGMGVVIGETTVIGDYCLLYQGVTLGGTGKEKGKRHPTLGDHVIVGAGAKVLGNITIGNHVRIGAGSVVLRSVPSHCTVVGVPGRLICKDATVEPLEHGRLPDSEAQAIRVLADRIEELERQVQALRQGQTPPEPPMVAAQHKALEEFLDGAGI
- a CDS encoding protein kinase; this translates as MTAPAGYLHLQSNGQELWLGPMRPHALLGRHPTSDLIVDNSFASRYHARIEYRPPDFYLRDESRNGTFVRWGEPSQVLHVRGEEIRLPAEGEISLGCAFDREPPDVIRFHCTATLPDALAPPLTSPGDETLTIYPMPPQPLAQVPAELQVGRVLEPLVRDLVAVLSPEGRIYYQNPALAQWWGHSLAQVLGRDWLEFVHPEDRQAFVDGQTQALLQQQTLAPQVRLRLRVGSDAWQPAVFTLQPLSPLAGLAGLLLVGRPAEQPQEHGLIGGRYRVERLLTTGGFGETYLGRDQHRPGEPLCVIKRLRLRTADPTTLATARRLFATEAATLETLGRHDQIPLLLAYLEVGDDFYLVQDFIAGHPLRQELGPQHLWEEMDVVWLLWELLSILEFVQRHRVIHRDLTPDNILRRESDRKLVLIDFGAVKVASSTLLGKSEHTVVVGKPGYMAPEQAWGQPNLTSDLYALGVIAIEALTGRSPQELPQLPGLNALDWQGQVQVSDRLGELLSGLLQPDWQKRFPSARAALKRLEALFGPPPRRTDFL